One genomic window of Mustela erminea isolate mMusErm1 chromosome 13, mMusErm1.Pri, whole genome shotgun sequence includes the following:
- the ZNF24 gene encoding zinc finger protein 24, whose translation MSAQSVEEDSILIIPTPDEEEKILRVKLEEDPDGEEGSSIPWSHLPDPEVFRQRFRQFGYQDSPGPREAVSQLRELCRLWLRPETHTKEQILELVVLEQFVAILPKELQTWVREHHPENGEEAVTVLEDLESELDDPGQPVSLRRRKREVLVEEIVSQDEAQGLPNSELDAVENQLKWASWELHSLRHCDDDGRTENGALAPKQEIPSAAESHEVPGTLNIGVPQIFKYGEACFPKGRFERKRNPSRKKQHICDECGKHFSQGSALILHQRIHSGEKPYGCVECGKAFSRSSILVQHQRVHTGEKPYKCLECGKAFSQNSGLINHQRIHTGEKPYECVQCGKSYSQSSNLFRHQRRHNAEKLLNVVKV comes from the exons ATGTCTGCACAGTCCGTGGAAGAAGATTCAATACTTATAATCCCAACTCcagatgaagaggaaaaaattctGAGAGTGAAGTTGGAGGAGGATCCTGATGGTGAAGAGGGATCAAGCATCCCCTGGAGCCATCTTCCTGATCCAGAGGTTTTCCGACAGCGATTCAGGCAGTTTGGATACCAGGATTCCCCTGGGCCCCGTGAAGCTGTGAGCCAGCTTCGAGAACTTTGCCGTCTATGGCTCAGGCCAGAGACACACACGAAAGAACAAATTTTGGAGCTGGTAGTGCTGGAGCAGTTTGTTGCCATCCTACCCAAGGAACTGCAGACCTGGGTTCGAGAGCATCATCCAGAGAATGGAGAGGAGGCCGTGACAGTGCTGGAGGATTTAGAGAGTGAGCTCGATGACCCAGGACAGCCG GTTTCTCTCCGTCGACGAAAACGGGAAGTTCTGGTAGAGGAAATAGTTTCTCAAGATGAAGCTCAGGGATTACCAAATTCTGAGCTTGATGCTGTGGAGAACCAGCTCAAGTGGGCATCCTGGGAGCTCCATTCCCTAAGGCATTGTG acgATGATGGTAGGACTGAAAATGGAGCGCTAGCTCCAAAGCAGGAGATTCCTTCAGCAGCAGAATCTCATGAAGTTCCTGGCACTCTCAATATAGGTGTTCCTCAAATTTTTAAGTATGGAGAAGCCTGTTTCCCCAAGGGcagatttgaaagaaagagaaatccctCTCGAAAGAAACAGCATATATGTGATGAATGTGGAAAACACTTCAGTCAGGGTTCAGCCCTCATTCTGCATCAAAGAATCCACAGTGGGGAGAAACCCTATGGATGTGTTGAATGCGGGAAAGCATTCAGCAGAAGTTCTATCCTTGTGCAGCATCAGAGAGtccatactggagaaaaaccttacaaatgtcttgaatgtggaaaagcctttagCCAGAATTCTGGGctcattaatcatcagagaatccatactggggagaaaccttatgaatgcgTTCAGTGTGGGAAATCTTATAGTCAAAGCTCAAATCTTTTTAGACATCAGCGAAGACACAATGCAGAAAAACTTCTGAATGTTGTGAAAGtataa
- the LOC116572156 gene encoding 40S ribosomal protein SA-like, with protein MIFRNTGQRVVRKFAAVLGPPTMAGRFTSRAFINQIQGVFQEQRLLVVTAARADHRPLTDVSGVDLPTTAMVEQPICCTWTSPSHRQGSSLSGSDVEGATQGGLRMRGTRSWVQLEEVLPDLSFHRDSEEIVGQSRPLLKRL; from the coding sequence atgatctTCAGGAATACTGGCCAACGAGTTGTGCGGAAGTTTGCTGCCGTCCTTGGACCCCCCACTATGGCTGGCCGCTTCACTTCGAGAGCCTTCATTAACCAGATCCAGGGAGTGTTCCAGGAACAAAGACTTCTGGTGGTTACTGCTGCCAGGGCTGACCACCGGCCTCTCACAGACGTGTCTGGTGTTGACCTGCCCACCACAGCCATGGTAGAGCAACCCATCTGCTGTACGTGGACATCGCCATCCCATAGGCAAGGGAGCTCACTCAGTGGGTCTGATGTGGAGGGTGCCACCCAGGGAGGTCTGCGCATGCGTGGCACCAGGTCCTGGGTACAACTAGAGGAGGTCCTCCCAGACCTCTCCTTCCACAGAGATTCTGAAGAGATTGTAGGGCAGAGCAGACCGCTGCTGAAAAGGCTGTGA